The DNA segment ATCAGCAGATCCCGCGCCCGGTCGCGCGCCGCCACCATGTCGCCGCCGCGCAGTTCCGGCCCCAGCAGGGTGTTTTCCAGAATTGTGCGCCACTCGAACAGCGTGTCCTGTTGCAGCATGAAACCCACCCGACGGCCCGGCCCGGTGACCGGCACATCATCGATCAGCACCGTGCCGGCACTGGGCGGCACCAGCCCGGCCAGCAGCGACAGCAGCGTGCTCTTGCCACAGCCCGACTGGCCGACGATGGCGACGAACTCGCCGGCGGCAATGTCGAGGTCGATGCCGCACAGCGCCTCGGTTTCTCCGCGCGGGCTGAAATAGCGCAGGCCCACGCCCCGAAAGGCGATCCGGGGCACTGGCCGGACGGTGGCGGCATCGCCATCGGCCAGGCGCTTCGCTGTATCGTCGGTTATCGTGATGGTCATTTCGCGGCCGCCCTGGCGAAGGCCGGCGCCACCACATCCTCATAGGCGACGCGCGCATCCGGCTTCAGGATGCCGGCATCGACCAGCAGGGTCTGAAGGCTGTCGATGGCGGCCGGCTCGACCAGCGGCGTGGCTTTCCAGATCCCGGCGCTGCGATGGCGCACCACACTGTCGGCGATCAACCCGGTGTCGACGCCCGGGAAATAGGGGGCCAGAACATCGGCGACCGTGGCCGGATCGGCGGTTGCCGTCCAGGCCAGACCCTGGGCGATGGCATCGGTCCAGCCCTGGATGAGCGCCGGGTTCTGGTCGATGAACGGTTCGGTCGCGACGAACACGGTGTAATCGATCGGCCCCACGGCGTTGCCGACATTCGCCACCGCCCGGCCCTTGCCCTCGACCTCGATCCGCGACACGTCGGGCTCGAAGAAGGTGCCATAATCGGCGGTGCCGGCCATGAACGCCCCCACCCGCGCCGGGATCGCTGTGTTGGTGATCAGCTCGACATCGGTTTCCGGGTCCAGCCCCGCCTTGCGCAAGGCCGCTTCCATGAACAGGCCCGGCGCGCTGCCCTTGCGCCACGACATGATCCGGGCGCCCTTCAGGCCCGACCAGTCGAAGCCGCCATCGGCGCCGACACCGGGCGTGTCGTCATGCGCCATCAGGAACGATCCGTCGGTGGCGGTGAGGCCGCTGAAGATCCGGGTCTTCACCGGCGAGCGGCCGCCGGCGATATAAATCGCGGTTTCCGGCCCGACCAGCACGATATCGGCCGATCCCGACAGCAGGGCCGCCGTTGCCTTGTCGCTGCCCTGCGAGACCCCGAAATCGACCTTGATGCCGTGATCGGCGAAAAAGCCCTTGCCGTCGGCCACGTAGAGCGGCGCATAGAACAGCGAATGGATCGGCTCCATGAAGCTGATCGTGGTCGGCTCCGCGGCACCGGCGGTTGCCGGCGCCATCAGCGCCGGCGCCAGGGCCAGGACAAGCGCGCCCATCTGCCGGCGCAGGCGTGGGCCAGGCGAGCGGGTGTGAGGGGTGTGGGCCGGGCGGCCGGGTGCTTGCATAGGCGTGTCACTGCTGACCATCGTCTGTCACTTCCATCCCATGGCGTTGTGCGGCGGGCATTCGCGGATGCTGGGGGCAGACGGTGGAACGCAAGGATCGGGCCAGATCCGGCTTGTTCGCATACTGTCCACTGTATACGATTTAGCGGCCCCCTTGAGCGGCGCATCGCTGACCCAGCGGCGCCAGACTGCACAGGATTTGATCATATGCATGATTATGTGATGCCGGAATGGGCAATGAGCCGGGTGGTCGCCCGTCAGGGCGCGGCACTGGTCCATGATCGGGTGCCGGCTGCCGAGACGGCACTGGTGGTCATCGATCTTCAGTCGTGGTTCATGGAACCGGGCATGCCGGCCGAGGTGCCGGCCGCCCGCGGCATCGTCGGCAATGTCAACCGGCTGGCGGCGGCGCTGCGCGCGGCCGGCGGCACGGTGGTCTGGGTGCGGACGCTGTTCACCGAACAGGCGCTGGCCGAGCTGTCCCATTTCCACCACGTGCTGATGCTGCCCGATCGGATGCGGGCGCGATCGGCGGCCCTGCACGAACAGGCGGCACCGTCCTTCCTGTGGCCGGATCTGGATGTGCAGCCCGACGATCTGGTGGTCGGCAAAACCCGTTACAGCGCCTTCATTCAGGGGGCATCCGATCTGCACGCGCAGTTGCAGGCACGCGGCATCACCGCCGTGGCGGTCGCCGGTACGATGACCAATGTCTGCTGCGACAGCACCGCCCGCGACGCCATGATGCTGAACTATCGCACCACCATGGTCTCCGACGCCAATGCCAGCCTGACCGCCGAGGAACACGCCGGCGCCCTGACCCATTTCGCGCTGCAGTTCGGCGACGTCACCACAACCGACGCCCTGGTCGCCCGCTGGCAGGCACCGGCCGGCGCCATCTCCTGCCCTTGACTCAATGATTTCTATCTGCGTTAAATATTTCATCAGACGTTAAGGAGATGTCGCCATGACCGATCCCTTCCGCCGCCCGACCTTCGGGTCGGCCGTGTTCTATGACGATCCGTTCGCCGCCCTCGACTGGCTGGAAGCGGCGTTCGGGTTCGAGCGAACCATGGTGATCACCGATGCCGAGGGCAAACTGGCCCATTCGGAAATGGGCTATGGCGACGGCTATGTCATGATCGGCCCGATCTGGAATGACGACGTCGCAAGCCCCCGGCAGTTGGGCGGCCGCAACACCCAGACGGTTCATGTCCAGTTGACCGACGGCATCGACGCGCATTGCGCCCGCGCCGAAGCGGCCGGGGCGGTGATCGTGCGGCCGCTGGCGACCCAGTTTTATGGCGACCGTACCTATTGCGCCCGCGACCCGGAAGGCCATGTCTGGAGCTTCGGCCAGACCGTGGCCACGGTCGGCCGCGCCGAGGCCGAGGCGGCGAGCGGGTTGACCATCGACGGCTGGCCCGACCAG comes from the Tistrella bauzanensis genome and includes:
- a CDS encoding ATP-binding cassette domain-containing protein, which produces MTITITDDTAKRLADGDAATVRPVPRIAFRGVGLRYFSPRGETEALCGIDLDIAAGEFVAIVGQSGCGKSTLLSLLAGLVPPSAGTVLIDDVPVTGPGRRVGFMLQQDTLFEWRTILENTLLGPELRGGDMVAARDRARDLLIRYGLGDFMDHKSLLQNGLQTCRCPLAPALRG
- a CDS encoding ABC transporter substrate-binding protein → MGALVLALAPALMAPATAGAAEPTTISFMEPIHSLFYAPLYVADGKGFFADHGIKVDFGVSQGSDKATAALLSGSADIVLVGPETAIYIAGGRSPVKTRIFSGLTATDGSFLMAHDDTPGVGADGGFDWSGLKGARIMSWRKGSAPGLFMEAALRKAGLDPETDVELITNTAIPARVGAFMAGTADYGTFFEPDVSRIEVEGKGRAVANVGNAVGPIDYTVFVATEPFIDQNPALIQGWTDAIAQGLAWTATADPATVADVLAPYFPGVDTGLIADSVVRHRSAGIWKATPLVEPAAIDSLQTLLVDAGILKPDARVAYEDVVAPAFARAAAK
- a CDS encoding cysteine hydrolase encodes the protein MHDYVMPEWAMSRVVARQGAALVHDRVPAAETALVVIDLQSWFMEPGMPAEVPAARGIVGNVNRLAAALRAAGGTVVWVRTLFTEQALAELSHFHHVLMLPDRMRARSAALHEQAAPSFLWPDLDVQPDDLVVGKTRYSAFIQGASDLHAQLQARGITAVAVAGTMTNVCCDSTARDAMMLNYRTTMVSDANASLTAEEHAGALTHFALQFGDVTTTDALVARWQAPAGAISCP
- a CDS encoding VOC family protein encodes the protein MTDPFRRPTFGSAVFYDDPFAALDWLEAAFGFERTMVITDAEGKLAHSEMGYGDGYVMIGPIWNDDVASPRQLGGRNTQTVHVQLTDGIDAHCARAEAAGAVIVRPLATQFYGDRTYCARDPEGHVWSFGQTVATVGRAEAEAASGLTIDGWPDQPAGSR